Within Sinorhizobium sp. RAC02, the genomic segment CTCGTCGTCGCCATCGTTTTCGAGGTGCTCGGTACCTCGGCAATGCAGGCCGCCCAGCATTTCACGCGCGTCGTGCCGACCGTCACGATGGTCGTCTGCTATGCCATCGCCTTCTTCTTCCTGTCGTGGAGCCTGCGCTACGTACCGGTTGGTATCGCCTATGCGATCTGGAGCGGACTTGGCATCGTGCTGATCTCGCTCGTCGGCTATTTCGCCTTCGGCCAGAAGCTCGATCTGGCCGCCATGATCGGCCTTGGCATGATCATTGCCGGCGTTCTTGTGCTGAACCTTTTCTCCAAATCGACATTCCACTGATAGGGAGCCGGAATCGAGCGGCCCCCCGCTTGCCAAGAAGCGGGTCTGGTTCTATCGATTCCGTCGAATTGAAAGCGGTTTCAATTTCCGGCTTTAGAGGAATGGCACATGGCAATACGCACCATCGTATGGGGTGAGAACATCCACGAGCAGAC encodes:
- a CDS encoding SMR family transporter — encoded protein: MNLTTVYAVLVVAIVFEVLGTSAMQAAQHFTRVVPTVTMVVCYAIAFFFLSWSLRYVPVGIAYAIWSGLGIVLISLVGYFAFGQKLDLAAMIGLGMIIAGVLVLNLFSKSTFH